A part of Jiangella alba genomic DNA contains:
- a CDS encoding ABC transporter ATP-binding protein has translation MTTDPVLDLRAVDRVHGDGATAVHALSDVSLTLRAGELIAVMGPSGSGKSTLLHLAGGLDVPTSGAVLVEGTDLATLSRAELAAVRRRSLGYVFQDLNLIPALTAAENVALPRELDGVRVRAARAEALEALAEVGVGDLADRFPDEMSGGQQQRVAIARALIGPRRLVLADEPTGALDSQTGEDVLRVLRARCDAGASGLLVTHEARHAAWADRVVFLRDGALVDDTGAAPPPEVLLTADGFG, from the coding sequence ATGACCACCGACCCGGTCCTCGACCTGCGCGCCGTCGACCGCGTGCACGGCGACGGCGCCACGGCGGTGCACGCGCTGAGCGATGTCAGCCTGACGCTGCGGGCCGGCGAGCTGATCGCCGTCATGGGCCCGTCCGGCTCGGGGAAGAGCACGCTCCTGCACCTCGCCGGCGGCCTCGACGTCCCGACCAGCGGCGCCGTCCTCGTCGAGGGCACCGACCTCGCCACGCTGAGCCGCGCCGAGCTGGCCGCCGTCCGCCGTCGCAGCCTCGGCTACGTCTTCCAGGACCTCAACCTCATCCCCGCGCTGACCGCCGCCGAGAACGTCGCCCTCCCCCGCGAGCTGGACGGCGTCCGCGTCCGGGCCGCCCGGGCCGAGGCGCTGGAGGCGCTGGCCGAGGTGGGCGTCGGCGACCTCGCCGACCGGTTCCCCGACGAGATGTCCGGCGGGCAGCAGCAGCGGGTCGCCATCGCCCGCGCGCTGATCGGGCCGCGGCGGCTGGTGCTGGCCGACGAACCCACCGGCGCGCTCGACTCCCAGACCGGCGAGGACGTGCTGCGGGTGCTGCGCGCACGCTGCGACGCCGGCGCGTCCGGGCTGCTGGTGACGCACGAGGCCCGGCACGCCGCCTGGGCCGACCGCGTCGTGTTCCTGCGCGACGGCGCGCTGGTCGACGACACCGGCGCCGCGCCGCCGCCCGAGGTGTTGCTGACCGCGGACGGGTTCGGGTGA
- a CDS encoding FtsX-like permease family protein, translated as MRRPGRGWRPALRIARRQVRRNLGRSLLIAVLVGLPVAGATIADVLYRSADSPERTAYSRMGDADAIIEVTPWAELALPANGLLPMVDMWFNAIPDNQPDRDAAGVDLPALLPAGTVLEPERRIQSIRPRDGDTVLRGVMLDIGTQGGPLTDHAFRLDGGRWPEARDEVVVTSQLAERLDLLDDGELRPDATVTFDDGPQVRVTGLVVDPFYLDDQVVSAAPGSVAAEYAATLETGWGELSFTGGEAYLADLPAGTDVDELGRLLAADGVGLMPRDAVADPDQFYETGGGPTAYQLQQAALVALVVGLGLLEVVLLAGAAFAVGARRQVREIGLLVSGGASAAQVRRTVLAQGLVLGVIGAVLGVVAGALLVPAVAPLWEWYLGELIDDWTFGWVELVVAAAVGVLSGVAAAVVPAIGAARMKPVDALAARFRTTRVAARLPLVGLVLFVVGAGGALIASRIMSGNLADYGRQLEQLSGTGAYVNQPSTAPYIAIQLAGALVATAGLVVLLPGLISALARGAHRLGLSARLAVRDAARHRHRTAPAVAAIAIVVAGSTAVAFGAGGSAKADELRYTPMLPDNVIRIDVDWYELPADEAVAQLGAAEEAAARTLPGAAVHRLTEATLQFAADESYNVAWLHGSPECDGCAGWSGSVSAAVADPAVMAAAGGGPPDQAVLDAVAGGAMVVYDHAFLVAGDDVVVDTYPADGELVPVRFPGHVAERELAYSGLPGAFASAETLTAKGFELRTTGSIVTFDEATPEQLDAALQAIESAGAWASVETPFESERDPAVLALTAGAAFVTLVGVAIAVSLAAAEGRADLATLAAVGAPPRRRRGLAGAQALVVGGIGVLIGSGLGIYFAYLVWPALGAPDFIWAWDSLVLTGVAVPVLAVLVAVVFTPSRLPMIRRVE; from the coding sequence GTGAGGCGTCCCGGGCGCGGATGGCGGCCCGCGCTGCGGATCGCCCGGCGGCAGGTCCGCCGCAACCTCGGCCGTTCGTTGCTGATCGCGGTGCTGGTGGGGCTCCCGGTGGCGGGCGCGACCATCGCCGACGTCCTGTACCGCAGCGCCGACTCCCCTGAGCGCACCGCCTACTCGCGCATGGGCGACGCCGACGCGATCATCGAGGTCACGCCGTGGGCCGAGCTCGCGCTGCCCGCCAACGGCCTGCTGCCTATGGTCGACATGTGGTTCAACGCGATCCCGGACAACCAGCCGGACCGCGACGCCGCCGGCGTCGACCTGCCCGCGCTGCTCCCCGCGGGCACCGTCCTGGAGCCCGAGCGCCGCATCCAGAGCATCCGGCCGCGCGACGGCGACACCGTGCTGCGCGGCGTCATGCTCGACATCGGGACGCAGGGCGGCCCGCTGACCGACCACGCGTTCCGGCTCGACGGCGGCCGCTGGCCGGAGGCGCGCGACGAGGTCGTGGTGACGTCGCAGCTGGCCGAGCGGCTGGACCTCCTCGACGACGGCGAGCTGCGGCCCGACGCCACGGTGACGTTCGACGACGGTCCGCAGGTGCGCGTCACGGGCCTGGTCGTCGACCCGTTCTACCTCGACGACCAGGTGGTCAGCGCCGCGCCGGGCTCGGTCGCCGCCGAGTACGCGGCCACGTTGGAGACCGGCTGGGGCGAGCTGTCCTTCACCGGCGGCGAGGCCTATCTGGCCGACCTCCCGGCCGGGACCGACGTCGACGAGCTCGGCCGGCTGCTGGCCGCCGACGGTGTCGGCCTGATGCCGCGCGACGCCGTCGCTGACCCGGACCAGTTCTACGAGACCGGCGGCGGGCCGACCGCCTACCAGCTGCAGCAGGCGGCGCTCGTCGCGCTCGTCGTCGGCCTGGGACTGCTGGAGGTCGTGCTGCTGGCCGGCGCCGCGTTCGCCGTCGGCGCCCGGCGGCAGGTCCGCGAGATCGGCCTGCTGGTCTCCGGCGGCGCCTCCGCGGCGCAGGTGCGGCGGACGGTGCTGGCCCAGGGCCTGGTGCTCGGCGTCATCGGCGCGGTGCTGGGGGTGGTCGCCGGCGCGCTGCTGGTGCCGGCGGTGGCGCCGCTGTGGGAGTGGTATCTCGGCGAGCTGATCGACGACTGGACGTTCGGCTGGGTCGAGCTGGTCGTGGCCGCCGCCGTCGGCGTGCTGTCCGGGGTGGCCGCCGCCGTGGTGCCGGCCATCGGCGCCGCCCGGATGAAGCCGGTCGACGCGCTGGCGGCGCGGTTCCGGACCACGCGGGTGGCGGCGCGGCTGCCGCTGGTCGGGCTCGTGCTGTTCGTCGTCGGCGCCGGCGGTGCGCTGATCGCCAGCCGCATCATGTCCGGGAACCTGGCCGACTACGGACGTCAGCTGGAGCAGCTCTCCGGCACCGGCGCGTACGTCAACCAGCCCTCGACGGCGCCCTACATCGCCATCCAGCTGGCCGGTGCGCTGGTGGCGACGGCCGGCCTCGTCGTGCTGCTGCCCGGGCTGATCTCCGCGCTGGCCCGCGGCGCGCACCGGCTGGGCCTCTCGGCGCGGCTGGCCGTCCGCGACGCCGCCCGGCACCGGCACCGCACGGCGCCGGCGGTCGCGGCCATCGCGATCGTCGTGGCGGGGTCGACGGCGGTCGCGTTCGGCGCCGGCGGCTCGGCCAAGGCCGACGAGCTGCGCTACACGCCGATGCTGCCCGACAACGTCATCCGCATCGACGTCGACTGGTACGAGCTACCCGCAGACGAGGCCGTAGCCCAGCTCGGCGCCGCCGAGGAGGCGGCCGCCAGGACCCTGCCCGGCGCCGCTGTGCACCGGCTCACCGAGGCGACGCTGCAGTTCGCGGCCGATGAGTCCTACAACGTCGCGTGGCTGCACGGGTCACCCGAGTGCGACGGCTGCGCGGGGTGGAGCGGATCTGTGTCGGCCGCCGTCGCCGACCCCGCCGTCATGGCCGCCGCCGGGGGCGGCCCGCCCGACCAGGCCGTGCTCGACGCCGTCGCCGGCGGCGCCATGGTCGTCTACGACCACGCGTTCCTCGTGGCCGGCGATGACGTCGTCGTCGACACCTATCCCGCTGACGGCGAGCTGGTGCCGGTCCGCTTCCCCGGGCACGTGGCCGAGCGCGAGCTCGCCTACTCAGGCCTGCCGGGGGCGTTCGCCTCGGCGGAGACGTTGACCGCGAAGGGATTCGAGCTGCGCACGACCGGCAGCATCGTCACGTTCGATGAGGCCACGCCCGAGCAGCTCGACGCTGCTCTGCAGGCCATCGAGTCGGCCGGCGCGTGGGCCTCCGTCGAGACCCCGTTCGAGTCCGAACGCGACCCCGCGGTGCTGGCGCTCACCGCCGGCGCGGCGTTCGTGACGCTGGTCGGCGTGGCGATCGCGGTCTCGCTGGCGGCCGCCGAAGGGCGGGCCGACCTCGCCACCCTGGCCGCCGTCGGCGCACCGCCGCGGCGCCGGCGCGGGCTGGCTGGGGCGCAGGCGTTGGTCGTGGGCGGAATCGGCGTACTGATCGGGTCCGGATTGGGTATCTATTTCGCGTATCTGGTGTGGCCGGCGCTCGGAGCGCCGGACTTCATCTGGGCTTGGGACAGCCTCGTCCTCACCGGCGTCGCCGTCCCCGTCCTGGCCGTCCTCGTCGCGGTGGTCTTCACCCCGAGTCGGTTGCCGATGATCAGGAGGGTCGAGTGA